The nucleotide sequence CTTGCCATGGTCCACCTGAAATTCCTATACTAAAATTCCCTGCCTTTTGAAATCTTACACATCTTTCAAGGCCCAAATTCCTCATTCCCAGTCCCCACCTGGAAATAGTTTTTTTGCTGTTAAATAACCACAATCTTCCAGTAATTATAGGTATTTATGCTCATCTTATCTCTCACACTCTATTGTGAGTCTCTGGAGAACAGGAAGGGACAatgtctttttcatcttcctgttgTCCACACTGTTCCTTGTGCGAAGGCCTCAACAAATGTCTATAGAATTGACTAAAATAGATACAGCAGTTAGTAAAACTAAAAATCAGCATTAGGTTTTAAAAACAgaggaagcattttaaaaatggatcaaGAGAGAGAATTGTATAGACTAGCCTTGTCTAGCAGAAATATAATACAAGCACTCGTGTAATTCAAAATTTTCTGGtagccagattttaaaaataggtgaaattaactttaataatattttttaacttagcccaattattttaacatgtaatcaatataaaaatcactgatgaaatattttactttttttttttttttttacattttacaattttttacattttttgatcCCATCTTCTAAACTTAGGGTGTACTGACAATAAATCTCCATTCAAATTTGCCACATGTAAAAGTGCTTTATAGCCACATTGTGGCTATTGGCTACTGTATTAGAACGAAGTTGAGCCCAGGATAGGAACAAAGTCCTAGTCCTGGGTGACTGCTAGCAGTTTTGTTACCACAGATAAGACCTTTCACCATTTatttcttggtttcctcatctgaaaagggAGGACATTTTTCTTACCATTCTTATAGGGTTGTAAAGCCATAAAATTAGAAGCTGAAATGAGGCCACTTGGAAGGTTGAAAATGTCATACAAGTGGAAGTCATTGTAATTATTCCAAGAATAGAATGAGCTTTGCAATAGTTAACCTCTTCTCTAAAGAACCTGGATCCCACAGTCTCCTATGCTCCCCGATTTCTTCACTGACTTGACTCTGGTAGTCAGGGTTAAGGGAGGATGCTGATGTTCCTATTGAGTATCATTTCCATTGGAGTAGCTGGTATGAAGACAGGTTgttcagaaacagaaagacagatTTGGGGTGTTCGTATTCAGGTTAATTAAGTTACTGCCAAAAGTAAGATGCTTTCAATacgaagggaaagggaaaggcagggCTCCAGCCACAAACATTTTCAGCTCTGCAGGGTCGACCTGGCCATTTTCTATTTGTCCAGGGCGCTCATGTCAAGGAGGTGCTTCTATGACACAGAAACGTTTCCCACCACTAATGGGATAAATAATGGtcatttattattaacattttgagagttctttttaGGAGTTTTAGGAGATTCTCTGCAGAGCTGTAAGTGCCTCTTCCCCAGCACTTCGGTTATTGCTTATTCACGGCCCGAGAGCTGATTTCTTGCTCTCACTGATACGGAAAGGtacataaattattataatttcggCTTTCTGTGCGGGGTATGCCCAGGCAGCGAGAAACAATTCCCTTTCATGTGTGTTGTGACTCGCCGTTCTGTCAGCTTAGACTCCGGAGGGCGCCCATaagagctctgctcagcgggagctcCCTTTCGCGTTCCCGCCACAGGGTCCACGGTCCCGCCCTCTTCCCGGGTAGGTTTCCGAAGTCCCACTCCCCGCCCCGCGCTGTTGCCTGGGAGACCAGGTCCTGCTCTCCCAACAGCGGCTACCGGGCGGAGACTTCGCGTAGGTTCCCGAAATCAAATACTCCAGGGTCGAGTACTTCAGAGGGCGCATGCGGCAACCTTGGTTTTGCTCTCGCGAGGTTTCGTCTTCCCGGAAGTGGCGGAGGACGGTCCTCGAGAACGGCGTCGGGATGTGTGGGGGCTGTGTGGAGAAGGAGTATCCGAATCGGGTGAGCGAGTGGGCGCCCAGAACTTCTCGTTCTCCTGGCCCATGGCCAGCCCTTGGAGCTTCTCGTAGCCCCGGCTGGCCTTCCCTGAGAGGCCGGGCGCGGGCCGATCCAGCCGTTCTGTCCATTCCAGTGAGCCGGTAGCTGTCTTTAGGCACTTGAGGGCGGGGGCGGCCTATGGCTGTCGGTTCCGCCGGTCCCCCGAACTGGCGGCTGACATCAGCTGTCACCCCGCTTCTCTCGAGCTCCAGGGGACAACAAAGGAAAccccaccaccgccaccaccagtCCAGTCTGACGACGAAGGGACACGGCCCCCTATTCCCCCGTCACATTCTCAAGCTTGATTTGGTGAAATTCACTTTTCTTGCTGAATTCTAGCGCTGGAAGGGACCTTTGAGGCCATTTGTTATAACCCAGTTTTGCAGATGAAACTAATGCCCATAGAGGAGAAAtcacttgcccaagttcacattcCCTTAACAGAAGAGCCAGGGGCAGAATTCAGGTTTCCTGACCCTTCCTTCCTTATTGAAAAATCTCGGCTGCTCTCAAGCTCGGGAGGTTGTCAAAGCTTGTTACTGTCATTCATGTGTATACTTACTGaacatgtgtgtgtatagttaGATTACTTTGCTAGGCCAGAAAGGGAcaccaaagaagaaatagacagCTGTCATTGCCTTCTGAGGAGTATGtgattaacaaaaagaaaaaaaaaaaaaaaaaaaaagagtagtacAGTTGATAAATGCTGTTCAAGTTCAAAGAAATGGGAGAGAAATAGCACTGCTCTCCCAAAAGGAAGGTGGACTTCATTGGGGACTGGAAGGCTAGTGTGACTGgggtagaaaagaaggaaaggaggagccaGAGGCTTGGGAAATGTAACAAGAACAAGGATTCTTGTAATGGTTGGGAGGCGGAAAATCTGTagttgtctctgtctctgaataCTTACTCTTTGGGGAAGGATATACAACAAGAACACTCCCGATGCAACCTCCTTGGAAAAAGTTTTAGCTTCATATCAAATCAAATGATTTGATTTGATCTTCATATCAAATGAAGATATGCATACGGAATGACCCGGCAGTTCCATCCTAGAGAAATAAATGCATTACATTTGTTCCTGGGCACTTGTGTAAGAATGCTTACAACAGCATTATTTGCAGTCGCACACCGGAAAAGTGTGATACAGTTAGAGAATGGAACGCcatgaatgaataatgaaagtGAATTagttagagcagtggttctcaaccaggtgAGATTTTTGCCTCCCAACGGACACTTGGCACCATCTGTAGACATTTTTAATGGTCACAGCTGGCGGTACTACTGACACCTAGTGGGTAGAGGCATTATATTGCACATTTATGTTTCATATACTTTATTGTGTTTCTCTTTCATACTTTTTTACAAGTGTAAAAAATGTTCATGAATCCAGTAAGGAACACTGCACTTTCCAGAGACCACAGGAGGAAGGTGTTTGTAGTGAAGAGGATTAAAGAGATTAGGTTGGATTCTTAAGAATTGGGCTaatcaaaagacttaaaaattgtATTAAGTTTAGATTCTATATGTGAGGCCTTGGGCATCCATCAAGAAAATCTAATAAGGAAATATTTCTGGAATCTGTTACTTAGGAGAATGAATCTTATGGCTGTATATTGAGGTTGTAGTAGAATGGAAATGTAAAAGGGAGAGCCCTACAGAGTATTTGGGGAGCCATGGCAACAGTAGTGTAGGTATAAGACCTCATCTCAAGGAAAGAATTACTGGACCTCAGCCAGTTTAATGGAGGGAGGAGCTATAGATGATCTTAGTGTTTTCATTCTAGGCAGTTGGGAAATTCAAAGTATCATTACAGAAGTTGGAGGCATatggagagagaatgaaattGAGGTGCACACAGTCAGGTTGTTTTTATCATGTTTCCTTCAAGATTGGGAATGTAACATCCAAGGAGTCAAGTGAAAATACAAAATTGCAGTTTAGGTGCAAGATTCAAACAGATGAAAGGATTTGTTTTCTTGGGAAAAGAATATGGAGAATCAAGCAGAATGGAGAGCTTCAGGGAATAATTAGTTAAGTGAAGATAAAGTTTAAGAAGAATAGAGAAAAGGATTGAGGTGATGGAGCCTTTCATTGGCACTTTTTTCTGactttatattttctgaatttattctgttctaaaataattaaagggCTGTCATTCTGGAATTTCAGAAGGCAGATTTAGAAAGCATTAGTGGGTGGATGTTATTGGATTGTAGGCTTTGAATCAGAACAAAGAACTTTCTAACAGGTTTTCAAAAGTGGAATGGGCTACCATTGGAAAAACTGAACACTCTTCCTGTTGTTCAGGAGAGACTGAACATTTGAAATCTGAAAGGTCCTTCCAACTCTGGGAGTTTTTGAAGTCATGTGATATTTCTGAGGGCAGTAAGAACAGAAGCCACTTTGAGCTTAGCAAAGGAAAGGACAATAAGATGATGGTAGCAAGTATAGTGTACTCATCCAAAAAATtgtcagagaaaaataatggaTTAACATGTCAAGAAGTTCTAAGTGCGGATTGAATAGGTAATATTTATCTTTGGTTTCATAAATTTTTCTGGAGATTTATGGTAGATACTTTTCATAGATGAGGAATGCTAGTCTTAGAAGACAaatataggggtgtctgggtggttcagtgggttaaagcctctgccttcagctcaggtcatgatcccagggtcctgggattgaaccccacatcaggctctctgctcagcgggaagcctgcttcctcctctctctttgcctacttgtgatctctgtcaaaaaaaaaaaaaaaagacaaatgcaaatagtgaaagaaaaaaaattgataaattggacttcataagATCAAAACTatctgctcttcaaaagatattattttaaaaatcgcACAccaataatagaaaatatttgtaatacaaaTCTGACAGaggatttatatttaaaatatataaagaactcttacaacccCATAATAACTCTTACAACTAGATAAGATAAACAACTTAGCTTTCAAAAGACGGGCAGAAGACTAGGCGCTCCACACGTGTAGGcaccatgaaaagatgcttaatgttATTagtcatgagggaaatacaaactaaatacaaattaaaaactgTGAGATACCACAAGATGAGGATGGCTAATGTAAGAAAAGACACTGTACCTcaggttggtgaggatgtggagcaactggaactcacAGTGCTGGTGGGCATAGAAAATGGAAAACTAATGGGCAGTTTTAAAGTTTGCTGGACCATATTTTTCCCATCTGATTTAGCAGTTCCACTTCTAGGTGTTTACCGAAGAGAAAGGTATATGTTTACAGAAGACTTAATGAATCTTCGTagctgctttattcataatagccccaaactgaaaaGGACCCAAAAGTCTTATCAACACGAATCCATGCCGTTTGGCAATGAAAAGCAATGAGCTACCAGTACAATGACATAGATGATTAATttgaacagaacaaaagaaactgGATGCAGAGAGGTATACTGCATGGTTctatttgtataaaattttataacaGGTGAATCTATCATCTAGAGATAGGAATTGGATCAAGGGGTGCCTGAGGTGAGATGGGGGTTGGAGATAGACTGCAAAGCCTGAAGGATCAGCTAGGAAGATAGAAATTTTTATATCTTGGTTGGAATATTGGTTAAAAGTGAGTCACCTATTTTATTTATAGAAGCTACACTTCagtgatgtttatttttaagaaaatcaaagtaaAGCACCCATTCTTAGTAGCTGGAAATTTATACTTTAATCCCAATGCCTTTTCCCCCTTTAGTGGTTAAGGTAATGTGCCTGTGATTTAGTATCTCCCAACTATATCTGCCCGCACAGAGTTAATCTCTTCCTTAATATATAGCAAAGAGCCACTCAAAAGGGGGAGATTCACTGTGGTGTTGGGAATCCAGGAAGGCTTCATTGTGGCATCACTTAAAGCTGGTTTTCCTGATAGTTATAAGCTCTTCGGAATAGGAAGGAGGTGACTCCTCTAATCCTTCTGTGCTTTTGCACAGTATCAGGCACATagcttcactggagaagtgttcATTTGACTGATTTTTAGTCACACCAGCTGTTAAAAGTACTCTGTGTACTGGTCAGAAATGAGGTTGATGTAGATTATTGATAAAATGACTTTCTGAACTATCACTAGTAAGCTTTTAGCAAAGACCTCTCTTGAGCTAGCTACGTTCGTTGTTTACAGTTTCTCGGTGATGAAGCAAATCCCTTTCTCTTTTGAATGCCCTGGTGTCCGTCTGATGAATTGCAGAGCTTATCTTCTTTGCCTGAATCACACATACCCTTAAGGACAATCATCTGTAGAGATGAGAGTTTAttcttgtttgcttattttgtgttgttttttaagacaTCAGAAAATGCTATTTCAACAATCAACTGAGCatcacagttttttgtttttttaaagatggataGGTAACAGAATgccaccttttctttcttatttttttaaagattttatttatttatttgtcagagggtgagagagcgcacacaggcaggcagaggcagagagagaagcaggctccccgccaagcaaggagcccgatatgggactcgattccaggaccctgggatcatgacctgagccaaaggcagcagcttaaccaactgagccacccaggcgtcccctgagcATCACATTTTATAAGATCATTTTTATCATTAGTTCAGTATTTCCATTTTGATTAGATTTTAATTCTAGTTTTATGCTATGCCTCATTTAATGTTGTTGGCTattagatttttctaatttttccttttcacattttatattattaaaagttCATTAAGTTTCTAAATATCCATTTGCATTTAGTCCTCTCAAACACAGTTGCAGTCCTCAGAGACTTACAGCTTTAACACTGCATCAATTTTATTTGCCATAAATAGCACTTCTAGAGGAAAGCTGgtaatttcaaaaattacttgGTACAGACTTCAAGCAAGTAAattctggcctttttttttttgcctttagaaATTTTTAGTCTATTAATTATTTTCACTAAGGGttttgaaatagaagaaaattaaatttctatttttaatgttttagggTAACATCTGCCTGGAAAATGGATCTTTCTTGCTGAACTTTACAGGCTGTGCAGTGTGCAGTAAGCGGGATTTTATGCTGATCACCAACAAATCTTTgaaagaggaagatggagaagaaatAGTTACCTATGATCGTAAGTAGACTTTTAATTTTCATGCAATTCTGGTAGCAGATACTGGCTTTTGAAAGCTGATATGTTATACCTACTGATATGTTGTGTTTTATGAGGCCTGTTTCAATATTGTATTGCAAAAGAGTTGCTAGTTTggtttttaagaggaaaataaagatgcTAGCATCATGAGACTCTGCATAAGTGACTTGCAGATAACTAAAGCTTATGGTTCAGgtaccattttttgtttgttgtttatttttaaagtctttatgcCTTCTGAAACAAGAgagacttttttaatttttatttttatttatttttaaagattttttaaatatatttgacagagagagacacagtgagagagagaacacaagcagagggagtgggagagggacaggggaagcaggctcccccactaagcagagagcccgttgggggctcgatcccaggaccctgggatcatgacctgagccgaaggcagacgcttaacgactgagccacccaggcacgcaagagagacttttttttaaaccttaggtCATTCatgtgaggtttctttttttactatACTCTAGTACAGTGATGTCCTCCAACAGCTACTGAAGTGTTTAGGGCTGTTTGCTGCCATATAAATTACCCGGGGATGTTATGGTTTTTTTAGTCTTGTTTCTGCTCTCATAGCTTATTTTTGTCTCCCATCTCATCATCTgtctgttgtttcttttgctgtgctaTCTTCATATGCTGCTTCTTGTCCTCAGTGCTGGGGAACCAAATAAATTATGTATGATAGAAACaagtcagttctttttttttttatttatttatcagagagagagggggggggagagagcgagcacaggcagacagaatggcaggcagaggcagagggagaagcaggctccctgctgagcaaggagtccgatgtgggactcgatcccaggacgctgggatcatgacctgagccgaaggcagctgcttaaccaactgagccacccaggtgtaccagAAACAAGTCAGTTCTAAGGTTGGCACTCTTAAGAATTTTTATGAGTAGATTAAGTATACGTACTTGTAAGTCCTCAGGTATGGTGACAAGAGATTAAACTGGTCACACCCCCTTTTTGCTTGTTTCCTGGTTCTTTggtatgttctgaatatatgAGGAATAAATGTGCAAATAATGATATTAAAAAGGAATATGAAAGATGCTAAGCCTTTagaattgaaaatattaaagtagaacagtctttttctttgtattaggCATAACGCTTTAAACTCCTTTAGAGAGGTATTAGGACATAGTGGTTAAGAGCaagggctctggagccagaatgCATAGGTTTGAATTCTGTTTCCAACACTTCTGCTAGTCTTGCTAATTAATTACTTAACCATGGTGTGGCTTTGTTTCTTTATCCTTCAAAAGGTGAGAACAATAGTATCTATCTCTTCGGGTTTTGAGAAGATTAAGTAAAGagataaaaagtatttaaaacagtatctggcacacagtaagcactcaataaatcaTAGTTATTATATGTTTTTACTAGagtcttttttattgttaaacTCACTTTAACATCTAGCATTGGCTTTTTATTTATGATTGTTTTTAGTAGCACAGTTTCTCCCAAGTTCTAAGAATGGGAATTAATATATGCCTGTTAATCTCTGAGTCATTATGTAGCGTTGCTATGTGATGGGTTTTGGATTTCTTCTCAAGGTAGATACTATAATGGGTTTCCTACTGCTgtgtttaaatgtatttattaatgtattctttTAAAGCACCACCATGCTGAAAATAGAAGTTTTACTGTCTTAAGACACCTTCAAAGACTTAATCATTTAAGACTCTCTCTGTTTCGGCAGATCTGTGTAAGAATTGTCATCATGTAATAGCCAGGCACGAGTACACATTCAGTATCATGGATGAATTTCAGGTAAATGTATAAATGTGCTATGTTATTGTGGGGAAGggggaataataaaaatacttttgtaaATCTAGATATAGTTTTAACAATTGAAGTACTAGTAAGTTTTAAAGGAGACTATCCTTCTACTTGTGTATGTTAAGAGAGACACTTTAGATGTGAGTGTATCTATTCAAACCTGTCTCCATAAGAGTTACAAATCAAAATGAATGCCTTAGAAATGGTATCTCAGGCCTGTCATGTTTATTGATAAAGAATAGCACATTGTGGGTTCTTATGAGGTTACGGTTGTGCCTG is from Mustela lutreola isolate mMusLut2 chromosome 7, mMusLut2.pri, whole genome shotgun sequence and encodes:
- the CHURC1 gene encoding protein Churchill, coding for MRQPWFCSREVSSSRKWRRTVLENGVGMCGGCVEKEYPNRGNICLENGSFLLNFTGCAVCSKRDFMLITNKSLKEEDGEEIVTYDHLCKNCHHVIARHEYTFSIMDEFQEYTMLCLLCGKAEDTISILPDDPRQMTLLF